A window of Pullulanibacillus sp. KACC 23026 genomic DNA:
TTCCGGATCCTCTTTAAACATACCTGGATATTCTTTGAACATGGCGCAACAAGAGCCAGATGGGGTGACGACATACTCCGACTTTTCGAAGGCTTTGATCATCTGCTTTGCGCCTTTTGCTGCTTCCTTCAAGTAACCGCTATTATAAGCAGGCTGTCCACAGCAAACCTGTCCTCTTGGAAAATCGACATGACAGCCTAATCGTTCTAAGATCTCGACAACGTCTTTTCCAACATTCGGATAAAACATCTCGCCAAGACACGTTACAAACAATGAGACATTCATTTCTAAGTCTCCTTTCATGAAACCATCTTCATGCTGTATCACGCAGGGTTTTTAGTCATTGTACCAGAAAAGTGTCAAAATTAGCAGAATTTTATAGAGGCGAAAAAGACCCGGGAGATGAGCCTTTTTCGCTTAAAGTATTCGTTTTATCTCGACTATCGAGTGAAAGCTGCTGGAACCCCGCCATCAACCGTTATCATACAACCTGTTGTTTTTTCAGCTTTGGAAGAAGCGAAAAAGAGAATGGATTCAGCAATATCTTTTGGATAAATATTAACTAATAAAGTCGTCCGCTTGCGGTAATGCTCTTCTAGTTGGTCTGGCTCAATGCCGTAAGCCGCTGCTCGCTCATTTCTCCAGCTTGAATTCCAGATAGCAGAACCTTGAAGCACCGCATCAGGAAGCACAGAGTTGACACGAATACCGTACGGACCGCCTTCAGCTGCGATACATCTTGCAAGATGAGTTTCAAGTGCTTTTACAGAACTGTAGGCTGCTGCATTTTTACCAGCATAGACCGAGTTCTTCGAGCCGATAAAGACCATGCTTCCGCCAACGCCCTGTTCCTTCATTTGCTTAAAGGCTTCGCGAGCGACAAGGAAGTAACCCGTACCAAGCACGTTCATATTAAGATTCCATTCTCTTAAAGTGGTTTCTTCAATTGGGCTTGACGTTGCAAGACCGGCATTATTCACAATGATGTCAACACCACCGAAAGTGAGAGCTGTTTTCTCAAATGCAGCTTGGACTTCTTCCTCTTTCGTAACATCCATTTTTACAGCGATAGTTCTTGCTTCACCGTATTTCGCATTTATTTCAGCCGCAAGTTTCTCTGCCCCTTCAAGGTTTAAGTCAGCGATTACTGCATGCGCCCCTTGTGCAACGAATTGACGGATGGTTTCACTGCCGATCCCGCCGGCCCCGCCCGTTACAAAAGCGACTTTTCTTGAAAACTCAGCTTCAGCAGGTGCTAAAGACAGCTTATAAAGCTCAAGCGGCCAGTATTCCACATTGTAGGACTCGTTTTCATTTAAAGAGACAAAGCGGCCTAGTGCTGTTGACCCTTTCATAACGGCAATGGCTCTATGATAAAGCGCACCACTGATGTTGGCATTCTTAAGATCCTTACCTGTATTCACCATACCGATCCCTGGAATTAGGACAACTCGAGGAGCCGGCTCAAACATTTGGTCCCCTTCTACTTTGTTTCGTTCAAAATAGGCTATGTATTCTTCTTTAAAAGCCTGGATACCAGCCTTCAGCTTGTCAACCAATGTACTGACATCTTCGGTTTGAGGATTCCAGTCCACATAAAGAGGAATTCGCTTAGTGTGAACAAGATGATCCGGACAAGCGGCGCCAACTTGTGAAAGCACCGGCGCTTCTTTGCTGTTTACAAATTGAAGAACATCAGCCCCGCGATCATAAGTTAATAACATTTTCTTGCTATCGCTCACTTGACCTCGAATAACAGGAAGGACCTTTGCTAAAACTTTTTCCGTTTCTTCATCAGAAAGAGATTGATAGATTGGCCCACCAAAGACAGATTCCTCATTGATTTTACTATTAATAAAGGCTTCTGCTTCGTTGATAATTTTAATCGTTTGATCATAGGCTTCTTTAGAAGTCTCTCCCCAAGTCACAAGACCGTGCTTCTCCATTAACACAAGCTCAGCATTGGGATTGTTTTTGACTCCTTCTGCGATCATTTTTGAAAGTGTGAATCCAGGTCGTACATAAGGTACCCAAACAAAACGATTTCCAAATAGTTCTTCCGCTAGTTGACGACCGTTATCCGCACAGCAAAGGCTGATGATGGCATCTGGATGGGTATGATCAACATGCTTAAATGGTAGAAAAGCATGGAGCAGCGTTTCAATAGAAGCGCGAGGATGCTTAGCATCAATCATGCAATGAGTTAAGTAATCGACCATTTCCTCATCAGGCATTTCCTCTCTTTCAAACAATGGACGAATGTCATCAAGACGTAAACCTGTAAAATTTTTCGCTTTCATAGTGGCGAGATCAGAACCACTTCCCTTTACCCACATAACTTCTACGTCGCGACCCATAAAATCCTTTTCAACCGTTTTCATAGAAGTATTTCCGCCGCCGTAATTACAAACCGCCCGATCGGAACCAATCAAATTGGAACGGTAAACTAATTCTTCGACACCTGTATGTTTAGCAGCAGCTTGTGAATCCCATAAGTTTTTAACCAAGTTTATTCCCTCCCATTATCAATATACCTTTTGTCTAAATAAATTGTAACACATTCGTTTCGTTTTGTGTGGATTTATTTTTGTTTTTATTTGATTTTATGGTTGTAGCCGTTATCATGAGTAGAGAAACCAAACAATCATGCGTTTAGAATACGTTTATATAAAAAAAAACACGCAGCATTTGCGCGTTTTTCGATGCTGGAAAACTCCTCCAGCAAAGTGTTATTAAGTTTTTAGAAGCAAAAGATTAAAATGAAGGACTGTTTTCTCTTAGCTTCTTGCCCCTTGAAGCTTAGGATGCGTTCCTGAACCTCTTAACGAAGAACTGATTGCGCCAAGAACACAGACAGCGGCAGCCGCCCAGAACACGGTATGCAAGGCTTGCAGAAACGGCTCAGAAGGAATATTTGTAAGCTCACCGTGAGTTGCTATTCCGGTTAAACTATGTAAGCGGGCAGAAAACAAGGACACAGAAAGGGCTGTTCCAAGTACCATGCCGACATTTCTGACTAAAGCATTTAAACCGCCCACTTGACCGGTTTTTGAACGGGGTGCCGCACCCATAATACTTGAATTATTGGGGGATTGAAACATGCCTTGTCCAATTCCAAAGATCGCTAAGTGCAGGGCAACAAGCCAAACGGGTGCTGTCCCGGAGAGGAACGTTAATAAGACAAAACCAAGTGCATTAAGAAGCAGTCCGCCAGTCGTCAACACATAAGGACCTATTTTATCAGATAACCAGCCAGAAATCGGCGCCACAACTGCCATAGCTAACGGATAGGTCATCATAGCCGTTCCCGTTAACTCCGGACTCGCATGCAAGACATCCTCCAAGTAGAACGGCATGATCGTCGTGGTACAAAAAAGGGATATGAAAGACAACATTGCGGCAAAACTCGCCGAGGATAATAACCGATTTTTATATAATGAAAAATCAATGAGCGGATTTCCTGCAAATCGTTCTCTAACTCCAAAGGCAATGAGTAAAAGAATTGAGAAAATAAGGCCCATGACACTTTGTTTCGAGGACCATCCCCAAACATCTCCATTTGAGACTGTATATAAAAAGAGGACAATCCCTAAAACAAATAAAATCGAACCGCTGTAATCAAATCGTTTTGCTTCAGACGTATTGGGCTTGCCTTTTGGTAATAAGAATAGACCTAGTATAAAGCCGGCAATGCCAATCGGCACATTTACCCAGAAAATCGACTGCCAACCAAAAAAACCAATTAACAGACCACCGATAACAGGCCCTGATAAAGATCCGAGTGAAACCATTGTCCCAGTCACACCAAATGCTCGGCCGCGCTGATTTATTGGAAAGACAGAAACGACCAATGCTTGATTATTAGCCATTAAAAGGGAAGCCCCAACGGCTTGAATAATTCGAGATACAATTAATAAGGAAATCGTTCCTGACAGACCACAAAAAGCCGAACCCAGTGCAAAGACTAAAAAACCCATATTATATAATTTTCCACGCCCATAACGATCGGCAAGATTCCCCACTAACGGCAGCATCGCACAAATGGTTAATAGATAAGCCGTCACGACCCATTGCACCACATGTAAAGGCACATGAAGGGAATCGGATATCGTGGGTAAACCAACATTGGCAATGCTGCCGTCTAAGGTTGCCATAAATGTCCCAACGGATACATTACCGAGTATCCACCATTTTCGCGGATCCCCATTTTCAGGGAATGTATTGGTCTTACTCTTTTCTCCCATAAAATTAAACTCCTTTTTCGATACTGATTTCTTTCACTTCAACCGCTTATGTATTACTATTTAATCCCGTTCAACCGTCCACCACTTTAATAAATAGGCTCTTTTCTAAAAGATTGTTGCTAGTTGATAAAAATAGGTGGAAATAGGCGAGACTCCCGCGGAAAGCGAGCTTATTGGAGTCTAAAAAAAACAACAAAGTTTACGAAAACAGCCAATAAATAAAAGTTATACAATCAATTTTACAAAAACAGACAGGAAATGTACATGAATCTACCTTGTTGAAGATCATTTGATTAATCCATACAAAATATCTATAGTCGAATCCTATCCCCTTTCAAACCTAGGAGTAAAATACGGACATTTAAAATTGGACTCTAAAGGATCCACATCAGATGTGGTTTTAAGGAAAGCTAAATCTTTCTAAAAAATCAACTCTTAAAATTGGAAGAACGTTTAATAGAACTTGAACTATTTGGTTCAAAGGTTAAAATAGTTTTAATTGTGATTGTTGATAGATACTTGGGAATGTTACAAGGGGAACTTTAAACTTATGGAACAAAAGAACCGTCCCCTTGTTCACACCCTTGTTCACAAAAAAATTGGGGTGTTAATTAAGATGAAAATTTTGTTGGTAGAGGATGATCATACGATTGCGTCTGGTCTTGATTATTCCTTGCAAAAAGAAGGCTATGAAACATTGGTTTCTTATTCGGTCCATGAGGCAAAGTCCCTCATTACTGAACAACTCCATGATATTGGTCTTTTTTTAATAGATTTAGGTTTACCGGATGGAAATGGCTATGAAATCTGTGAGTTTGTTAAACAGCGACGTGATATACCCGTGATGTTTCTGACCGCCTATGACGAGGAAGTCAATATCGTCATGGGACTAGATATGGGGGCGGATGATTATATCACCAAGCCTTTCCGTATTCGTGAATTGCTTTCTAGGATCAAGTCTGTCCTGCGCCGTTACCATAAGCAGCCCCCAAATGACCCGATTATTCAGTTCGGTCCTATTCAGATTCATACTTCAGAGGCAAAGGTATACAAATCAGGAATCGAGGTTTTCTTGACGACACTCGAATACCGACTCTTTCTTATTTTCGCAAACCATATTGGACAAGTTCTAACAAGAGAACAGCTTCTAGAACGCATATGGGATGTTGCCGGTGATTTTGTCAACGATAATACCTTAACTGTTTATATAAAGAGATTGAGAGAAAAATTAGAGGATGACCCGCAGCGTCCAAACTTAATAAAAACCGTGCGCGGTTTGGGTTATCGATTAGGTGATTAACTATGTGGCGCAACCGAGAAATTCAAATTCTATTACTTATTCTTTCTTTGTCTACGATAATTGGTACTGGGATTGCGGCCTATTTGTTCTCTATTCAAGCTGCTCTCTATACTTTTTTTCTATCAGTATTCCTTATTACCTGCTTTCTCTTTTTTACAGCCTGGCGTTATCGCGAAATCGAAAAACTATCCAGCTATTTAAGGCAGATCAGTCATGGAGATCATCAATTAGATATTCGGGATAACCATGAAGGTGAACTAAGCATCCTGAAAAATGATATCTTCAAAGTCACAAACATGCTGGTTGAACATCACTCCCTTTTGCATGATGAAAAGATAAAATTAACGGAGGCTATTTCCGATATTTCTCATCAATTAAAAACTCCGCTGACCTCCATGACGGTTATGGTGGACTTATTAAGCGATTCCAGCCTTGATCAATCAAAGCGCCAAGAATTTACGCATCACATGTCGGTTCAAATGGAGCGGCTTGATTGGCTCGTCTCATCCTTATTAAAGCTCTCAAAAATTGAAGCAGGAACCGTCCGATTTAAGCAAGAAAAAATAGGCGTAAGCGATCTGCTTCAAAAAGCGACACAGTCGATCGCCATTCCGATGGATATTAAACAGCAAACGCTCATTCTTTCAGGAGATGAAACAGCCTGTTTTTATGGAGACATCAATTGGACGGTTGAAGCCCTCATCAATATTTTAAAAAATGGGGTAGAGCATACACCCGAACATGGAACAATCACTATTTCTTATTCAGAAAATGTCTTATATACTGAAATGAACATTTCAGATAATGGAAATGGGATATCCAAACAAGATCTCCCTTACATTTTTAAACGCTTTTATAAAGGGAAAAACGCTGGTCTTGACAGCGTTGGCATTGGACTTGCTATGGCTCACACGATTATAAAGGAACAAAATGGGGCTATTTCTGTTAAGAGTGAGGCAGGCAGAGGTACTCAATTTCAGATTAAGTTTTATAAACAAGTCGTTTAAGCGCAACCAGCTTTAATGACAAATACCCTATATTCCATGTTCCCCTTTATACTTTATGTCCTCGCAAAGTTCATTGCCTTTTTACCTCCTTACCTTAAGTGACTAAATTGTCACTTTAAAGTCACTTAATCGTCAGCTTGGACAGATAAACTAAAAGCTATGTTTCTAATCAGGAGGTTTTTAAATGGCTATTTTGAAGATTGACAATCTGTCTAAAGTCTACGGTAAAGGGGAAACAACTGTCACCGCACTTGACAAGGTCTCTTTTTCTGTGAGAAAAGGCGAATTTGTCGCTATTATCGGTCCATCAGGATCAGGTAAATCCACCTTGCTGCATTTATTAGGAGGTGTCGACCGACCCACCAATGGCAAGGTTTGGATTGATCAAACGGATATCTATTCGCTTAGTGAAACAAAGCTGGCTATTTTCAGGCGACGTCAAATTGGGCTAATTTATCAATTTTATAATCTCATCCCTATTTTAACCGTTGAAGAAAACATGGCCCTTCCCCTATTGCTGGATGGCCATAAGGTGGATCCCAAACACTTTAACCAAACGGTCAAAATTTTAGGGCTTGAAGACCGGCTCGGCCATTTACCGAATCAGCTTTCAGGTGGTCAGCAGCAACGCGTTTCCATCGGGCGCGCACTTATAAGCAATCCCAGTATTATGCTGGCAGATGAACCGACTGGAAACTTAGACAGTAAAAACAGCCAAGAGATAATAGAACTGCTCAAACTGTTTAACAAAACGTTCCATCAAACGCTTATTGTCATTACCCATGATGAGCGAATTGCCTTACAAGCCGACCGTGTCATCTCGATTGAAGACGGGCATATTGCGACTGACGAGGTGATTCGTCCATGAACATTGTTAACACCCTTACACTTAGGCAGTTACAAAGAAATAAAAGAAGAACACTTGTGACGATTATAGGCGTCATCATCTCAGTCGCTATGGTCACCGCTGTGGCGACCCTTAGTTTCTCTTTTTCCGATCTCTTAATAAGGCAAGAAATAGCCAATAATGGAGAATGGCATGTTGATTATCCAAATGTGAACCAAGATCAGTTTAAAACGATTGAGAACGACAGTTGGACCAAACGGCTCAGTCTTGCACAAGATACAGGGTATGCCAAGTTAAATGAGTCCATTGATCCAAATAAGCCTTATCTCTTTATTAAATCGTTCAATAGCCTCGGTCTTAAGAGCTTCCCCATCCATTTAACAAGCGGGCATCTTCCGAGAAACTCACAGGAAATTCTCATAACCGATGACCTAGCACACCATTCAACACACCCCTATAAAATTGGAGATCGTTTGACATTAGGGGTTGGCGACAGACAGATTAAAGGAAACCATGAAAAGTTATCAGAAAATGACCCTCTCCAAGTCAATGCAAAAGGTAAAATCACTGAAACTTTGGATGTTCAATCATCCCATACCTATACAATCGTCGGGACATTTGAGCAACCGACATGGGCTTCGACGATTTCGCCTTCGTATCTCGCGATCAGCTATATGAGTCCTTCTCAATTATCTAATTCCAATAGAGCCGACGCTCTTGTTGTCTTAAAAAAGGTCAACCATTCGCTTTATCTGCACGCCAAACAACTTGCAAACAATCATCAGATTAAACACGTCTCCTTTAATGCTAGCCTTCTAAGACTTTACGGAGTGACCAATAATGATTCCTTAATGAGAACCTTATACTCTTTAGTAGCCATCATTATGTGTGTCATTATCATTGGGTCCGTTGCCCTTATCTATAATGCTTTTGCCATTAGCGTTTCCGAACGGGCAAGACATTTAGGCATGCTCTCGAGCGTTGGAGCTACCAAGAAACAGAAACGAAATTCCGTCTTCTTTGAAGGAGCTGTTATTGGTCTGGTCAGTATTCCAGTAGGACTCCTTGCAGGTATTGGCGGGATGGCGGCTACTTTTCTATTTATTAATAAATTCCTTAATGGTGTCCTAGGTGGAACAGAAAAACTGAGGGTTATTGTCACCCCTCTCTCACTTATCATAGCCTGTCTCGTATCCATTGTGACCATTTTCATCTCGACGTATCTGCCAGCGATCAAAGCATCAAAAGTCTCCGCTATTGATGCCATAAGACAAAGCGAAGATATAAGGCTCTCCAGAAGAAAAGTCAAAACATCAAAGCTTGTGAGAAAGCTATTTGGGATTGAGGCCGATATTGGCCTGAAAAATTTAAAGCGGACCAAACGGAGATACCGAGCGACCGTCTTCTCACTCGTCATCAGTATTGTCCTATTTCTGTCCGTCTCCTTTTTTACTGGAAATATAAAACAGTCGCTTGTGATGTCTCAAAGCAAAATGAATTACGATATTCAAATCAGCCAAACAAGTGCCAACAGCAGTGAACTTGAACCGCTTGCCCATCTCACCCATGTCACCCAATCCACACTTAATAAAGAACTTACACTGATGACCTGGATCGATCCATCCATGGCCAGCAACCAAAGGAAGGGGAATGAAAAAAATAAGGACGGGAAGTTTCCTTATTATGTCATCTTACAGGGATTAGATGAGCCAAGCTATACAGCATACGCAACCCGCGTTGGTGTTGATCCAACCGATCATCCGGCAATTGTCATTAATAAAGGCAGTTATCAAGACGATCAATCGCACAAATATATTGAATTAACCACCCTACATGCAAAGCTTGGCACTAAGTTAAACTTATATTCGATGGATACAAACTCCGCTCACAAGAAGCCTATTGACCAACTACAAATCGGGGCTTTAACCGATCAAGTTCCATTGGGGAATTATCAAGTGGATGCCGATGAATTCCATATCATTGTTTCAATGAAGGATTTTCGAAAACTCGTGCAAAAATCCAACACTTTAAAAGAACAAGTTCAATCCAATTTATATTTGAAAAGCTCTGACCCGATCGCCACACAAACAGCCATTGATAAAGTCAAAAGTCCAACTATGTATGTGTTTAATGACTATGTTGACCACCAACACAGTCAACAAATGTTGCTTTTCATGAACCTATTCGCTTACGGATTTATTACGTTGATTTCGTTAATTTCCATCGCGAATATCTTCAACACCATTTCAACCAGCATTGCCCTTCGAAAACGAGAATTCGCTATGTTGAAGTCAATGGGTATGACGCCAAATGGCTTTAATAAAATGATGACCTATGAAAGTCTCTTTTACGGCCTGAACGCCTTAGCTTTCGGCCTACCCATCAGCGGCGTCTTCATGGTTCTAATCTATCTGGCCCTTCGAAACAACTTTCAATATAGCTTTACACTACCCTGGGTAAGCCTGATCATTGTCATTGCGGCAATTTTTACGATCGTAACTGCCGCCATGCTTTACTCTATTCAAAAAATTAAAAAGGAAAACATTATCGATGCCTTAAAGCACGAAAACATTTAAAACAAAAGCGCCTCTTTAATGGTTTGGGATTTCTGAAACCATTTAAATAAGGCGCTTTTTTACTTTCACAGATTTAGTTGTTGTTCATACTGTCTTTTTAGTTGAACGATTCTTTCATCAGTAATGGGATAATGAGATAAAACGTAATTGATTAAATCAATCTTATTAGTCAGATGGGTTGCTTTATCCCATCTAAGATAAAGATAGAAACCGGTATCCGCTCTCCCGCGATTAATCTGGCTATTTAATAGTTCGATTTGTCGGGTGAGCGCTCTATGATAGGGACGCCCTAATTGGATCTTGTGTATTTCATTTAAGGCTTTAGAAGGATTGGAGTACATATACAATCTTGAAAGAAACTCATTTTGTTCAACATCCCTCGGGTTTAATGTATCCGCCTTTTGGGCAAGAAACGTCGCTTTCGAATACTCCCCTTCATTCATATACAGTTGAGCAGCCATTAATAATGGCAGAC
This region includes:
- a CDS encoding response regulator transcription factor; the protein is MKILLVEDDHTIASGLDYSLQKEGYETLVSYSVHEAKSLITEQLHDIGLFLIDLGLPDGNGYEICEFVKQRRDIPVMFLTAYDEEVNIVMGLDMGADDYITKPFRIRELLSRIKSVLRRYHKQPPNDPIIQFGPIQIHTSEAKVYKSGIEVFLTTLEYRLFLIFANHIGQVLTREQLLERIWDVAGDFVNDNTLTVYIKRLREKLEDDPQRPNLIKTVRGLGYRLGD
- a CDS encoding bifunctional aldolase/short-chain dehydrogenase; its protein translation is MVKNLWDSQAAAKHTGVEELVYRSNLIGSDRAVCNYGGGNTSMKTVEKDFMGRDVEVMWVKGSGSDLATMKAKNFTGLRLDDIRPLFEREEMPDEEMVDYLTHCMIDAKHPRASIETLLHAFLPFKHVDHTHPDAIISLCCADNGRQLAEELFGNRFVWVPYVRPGFTLSKMIAEGVKNNPNAELVLMEKHGLVTWGETSKEAYDQTIKIINEAEAFINSKINEESVFGGPIYQSLSDEETEKVLAKVLPVIRGQVSDSKKMLLTYDRGADVLQFVNSKEAPVLSQVGAACPDHLVHTKRIPLYVDWNPQTEDVSTLVDKLKAGIQAFKEEYIAYFERNKVEGDQMFEPAPRVVLIPGIGMVNTGKDLKNANISGALYHRAIAVMKGSTALGRFVSLNENESYNVEYWPLELYKLSLAPAEAEFSRKVAFVTGGAGGIGSETIRQFVAQGAHAVIADLNLEGAEKLAAEINAKYGEARTIAVKMDVTKEEEVQAAFEKTALTFGGVDIIVNNAGLATSSPIEETTLREWNLNMNVLGTGYFLVAREAFKQMKEQGVGGSMVFIGSKNSVYAGKNAAAYSSVKALETHLARCIAAEGGPYGIRVNSVLPDAVLQGSAIWNSSWRNERAAAYGIEPDQLEEHYRKRTTLLVNIYPKDIAESILFFASSKAEKTTGCMITVDGGVPAAFTR
- a CDS encoding ABC transporter permease, with translation MNIVNTLTLRQLQRNKRRTLVTIIGVIISVAMVTAVATLSFSFSDLLIRQEIANNGEWHVDYPNVNQDQFKTIENDSWTKRLSLAQDTGYAKLNESIDPNKPYLFIKSFNSLGLKSFPIHLTSGHLPRNSQEILITDDLAHHSTHPYKIGDRLTLGVGDRQIKGNHEKLSENDPLQVNAKGKITETLDVQSSHTYTIVGTFEQPTWASTISPSYLAISYMSPSQLSNSNRADALVVLKKVNHSLYLHAKQLANNHQIKHVSFNASLLRLYGVTNNDSLMRTLYSLVAIIMCVIIIGSVALIYNAFAISVSERARHLGMLSSVGATKKQKRNSVFFEGAVIGLVSIPVGLLAGIGGMAATFLFINKFLNGVLGGTEKLRVIVTPLSLIIACLVSIVTIFISTYLPAIKASKVSAIDAIRQSEDIRLSRRKVKTSKLVRKLFGIEADIGLKNLKRTKRRYRATVFSLVISIVLFLSVSFFTGNIKQSLVMSQSKMNYDIQISQTSANSSELEPLAHLTHVTQSTLNKELTLMTWIDPSMASNQRKGNEKNKDGKFPYYVILQGLDEPSYTAYATRVGVDPTDHPAIVINKGSYQDDQSHKYIELTTLHAKLGTKLNLYSMDTNSAHKKPIDQLQIGALTDQVPLGNYQVDADEFHIIVSMKDFRKLVQKSNTLKEQVQSNLYLKSSDPIATQTAIDKVKSPTMYVFNDYVDHQHSQQMLLFMNLFAYGFITLISLISIANIFNTISTSIALRKREFAMLKSMGMTPNGFNKMMTYESLFYGLNALAFGLPISGVFMVLIYLALRNNFQYSFTLPWVSLIIVIAAIFTIVTAAMLYSIQKIKKENIIDALKHENI
- a CDS encoding ABC transporter ATP-binding protein, which translates into the protein MAILKIDNLSKVYGKGETTVTALDKVSFSVRKGEFVAIIGPSGSGKSTLLHLLGGVDRPTNGKVWIDQTDIYSLSETKLAIFRRRQIGLIYQFYNLIPILTVEENMALPLLLDGHKVDPKHFNQTVKILGLEDRLGHLPNQLSGGQQQRVSIGRALISNPSIMLADEPTGNLDSKNSQEIIELLKLFNKTFHQTLIVITHDERIALQADRVISIEDGHIATDEVIRP
- a CDS encoding HAMP domain-containing sensor histidine kinase, translating into MWRNREIQILLLILSLSTIIGTGIAAYLFSIQAALYTFFLSVFLITCFLFFTAWRYREIEKLSSYLRQISHGDHQLDIRDNHEGELSILKNDIFKVTNMLVEHHSLLHDEKIKLTEAISDISHQLKTPLTSMTVMVDLLSDSSLDQSKRQEFTHHMSVQMERLDWLVSSLLKLSKIEAGTVRFKQEKIGVSDLLQKATQSIAIPMDIKQQTLILSGDETACFYGDINWTVEALINILKNGVEHTPEHGTITISYSENVLYTEMNISDNGNGISKQDLPYIFKRFYKGKNAGLDSVGIGLAMAHTIIKEQNGAISVKSEAGRGTQFQIKFYKQVV
- a CDS encoding DHA2 family efflux MFS transporter permease subunit, yielding MGEKSKTNTFPENGDPRKWWILGNVSVGTFMATLDGSIANVGLPTISDSLHVPLHVVQWVVTAYLLTICAMLPLVGNLADRYGRGKLYNMGFLVFALGSAFCGLSGTISLLIVSRIIQAVGASLLMANNQALVVSVFPINQRGRAFGVTGTMVSLGSLSGPVIGGLLIGFFGWQSIFWVNVPIGIAGFILGLFLLPKGKPNTSEAKRFDYSGSILFVLGIVLFLYTVSNGDVWGWSSKQSVMGLIFSILLLIAFGVRERFAGNPLIDFSLYKNRLLSSASFAAMLSFISLFCTTTIMPFYLEDVLHASPELTGTAMMTYPLAMAVVAPISGWLSDKIGPYVLTTGGLLLNALGFVLLTFLSGTAPVWLVALHLAIFGIGQGMFQSPNNSSIMGAAPRSKTGQVGGLNALVRNVGMVLGTALSVSLFSARLHSLTGIATHGELTNIPSEPFLQALHTVFWAAAAVCVLGAISSSLRGSGTHPKLQGARS